The Humidesulfovibrio mexicanus genome window below encodes:
- a CDS encoding adenylosuccinate synthetase, whose translation MPVSVVVGGQFGGEGKGKVAHFFAKEQEATAVVRCGGSNSGHTVVAPSGQVHIFRHLPTAAILPGVQLYMSAGSYIDVEVLQKEIASINLDPRRLIIDENAVVVGPEHRAKEREDLVARISSTGSGTGAAVADRVMRRKDLLFAKDCAALKPMVGNVSGMLRERLNAKERVLIEGTQGFGLSLLHSPHYPFVTSRDTTAAAFVAEAGLSPLDVDDIILTLRAFSIRVGGGSGPLPNEITWEELANEAGRPDLMEYTSVTKKPRRVARFDSTLPSRAVVVNNPTKIVLNHLDYIKSAASDVTVADAAVKQYSAMILNKIDYFGTCAASVRRMHG comes from the coding sequence ATGCCTGTTTCTGTGGTAGTTGGCGGCCAGTTTGGCGGTGAAGGCAAGGGCAAGGTTGCCCACTTTTTCGCCAAAGAGCAGGAAGCCACCGCCGTGGTCCGCTGCGGCGGATCGAATTCTGGTCATACCGTCGTGGCCCCTAGCGGCCAAGTACACATTTTCCGACACCTCCCTACAGCCGCAATCCTTCCAGGCGTCCAGCTCTATATGAGCGCTGGTTCCTATATTGACGTCGAGGTCCTGCAAAAGGAAATTGCGTCGATCAACCTCGACCCGAGGCGTTTGATTATTGACGAGAATGCCGTGGTTGTGGGGCCAGAGCATCGGGCCAAGGAACGCGAGGATTTAGTTGCGCGGATATCCTCGACGGGTAGCGGCACAGGGGCGGCGGTCGCGGATCGCGTGATGCGTCGTAAGGATTTGCTATTTGCAAAAGACTGTGCCGCGCTTAAACCGATGGTCGGTAACGTCTCCGGAATGCTTCGGGAGCGTCTGAACGCCAAAGAGCGCGTTTTGATCGAAGGGACTCAAGGCTTTGGGCTCTCGTTGCTTCACTCGCCACACTATCCATTTGTCACTAGTCGTGACACAACCGCAGCCGCTTTTGTCGCAGAAGCTGGTTTGAGCCCGCTGGATGTGGACGACATCATCCTCACGCTGCGGGCCTTCTCTATTCGTGTTGGTGGCGGGTCGGGCCCGTTGCCGAATGAAATAACGTGGGAAGAGCTTGCGAATGAGGCGGGGCGGCCAGATTTGATGGAGTATACTTCGGTAACGAAGAAGCCGAGGAGGGTGGCAAGATTTGACAGCACGCTGCCGAGTCGAGCTGTTGTGGTTAACAATCCCACCAAAATTGTTCTAAATCATCTCGACTACATAAAGTCCGCAGCGTCTGATGTTACAGTCGCAGATGCGGCTGTGAAGCAGTACTCCGCTATGATTCTAAATAAAATTGATTATTTTGGGACCTGTGCAGCATCCGTAAGGAGGATGCATGGATAA
- a CDS encoding dCTP deaminase/dUTPase family protein, which produces MDKEQILQLSKIDVACDSVEAKRRYEEWKHVDPYPLIAPALLNSADIVSYINAASLVFPFTPEQLKSCAYEMTLGDTVLYWDETGKRRYYRGLKRGASVRFPKNSIVYVTTAEELYIPDYLALRFNMVIKHVHRGMLLGTGPLINPGYSGRIMIPIHNFTRNEYRISVGDRLISIEVTKISRYTQSLKSDEQVAPAPCSLYVQNDSEYIGATFKKFLQRAVGAEGQVRSAIEEVITGVHDRLGNVEKETREYTETHIRKAEEETKKSIELVCKAVDEAMSAKDRLEISIDRTRRWSLIGAIGIVVGFCALILAAYTYHVNVTSTLKQQIESERTIISDYKNELEENRKTIDGALVTISANVIDEISRRNSLDNSTRQNSVEKEKVKR; this is translated from the coding sequence ATGGATAAGGAACAGATCTTACAGTTGTCGAAAATTGATGTCGCTTGTGACTCTGTTGAGGCGAAGAGACGTTATGAAGAATGGAAACACGTTGACCCATATCCTTTAATTGCGCCTGCACTTTTGAATTCCGCAGACATTGTAAGTTATATTAATGCTGCTTCCCTCGTTTTCCCGTTCACGCCGGAACAATTGAAATCATGTGCTTATGAAATGACTCTTGGCGATACAGTGTTGTATTGGGATGAAACTGGGAAAAGGCGTTATTATAGAGGCCTCAAACGCGGCGCTTCTGTCCGATTCCCGAAGAATTCAATAGTTTATGTTACAACAGCTGAAGAGCTGTATATTCCAGACTACTTGGCTTTGCGCTTCAACATGGTAATTAAACACGTACACAGAGGTATGCTTCTAGGCACTGGGCCTCTCATTAATCCTGGGTATTCGGGGAGAATAATGATCCCGATCCACAACTTTACAAGGAATGAGTACCGTATCAGCGTTGGAGACAGGTTGATATCAATAGAGGTCACAAAAATATCTCGTTACACACAAAGTTTAAAATCTGACGAGCAAGTTGCACCTGCTCCATGTTCCTTGTATGTTCAGAACGATTCAGAATATATTGGTGCAACTTTTAAAAAGTTTCTCCAGCGAGCCGTTGGAGCCGAAGGCCAAGTTCGTAGTGCTATTGAAGAAGTAATTACAGGTGTACACGATCGGTTGGGAAATGTTGAAAAGGAAACACGTGAGTACACTGAAACTCACATTAGAAAGGCTGAAGAAGAAACCAAAAAGTCTATCGAGCTAGTTTGTAAGGCTGTCGATGAAGCAATGTCTGCCAAAGATAGATTAGAAATAAGCATAGATAGGACACGTAGGTGGTCCTTGATCGGTGCAATCGGTATTGTCGTTGGTTTCTGTGCATTGATACTCGCGGCGTACACATATCATGTAAATGTCACTTCAACTCTTAAGCAGCAGATTGAATCTGAAAGAACTATCATTTCTGACTATAAAAATGAACTAGAAGAAAATAGGAAAACGATTGATGGTGCTTTAGTCACAATCAGTGCGAATGTCATAGATGAGATTTCAAGAAGGAATAGTTTAGACAACTCAACGAGGCAAAACAGTGTAGAGAAGGAAAAGGTTAAGCGATGA
- a CDS encoding deoxynucleoside kinase yields the protein MRVEVCGSIATGKTTFASFANVINLDMVEEQYKKNPFLEVFYGGEIECSFETELSFLLIHYHQIKASCRPTCPSFVCDFSLILDNAYADVTLLGHRLEIFQNISEDLMLEVGHPNILVHLVCPEDVLLERVRKRGRASEQVITMAYLKKVADALERRVDEASKSVPVLRIDSHEHDFRDGLEGHDFLATLLEHLK from the coding sequence ATGAGAGTCGAAGTGTGTGGCTCAATTGCAACGGGTAAAACGACTTTTGCTTCCTTTGCAAATGTGATCAATCTTGATATGGTTGAAGAACAGTATAAAAAAAATCCTTTCCTTGAAGTTTTTTATGGCGGTGAAATTGAGTGTTCTTTTGAGACGGAGCTATCGTTTTTGTTAATACACTACCACCAGATCAAAGCGAGTTGCAGACCCACATGTCCAAGTTTTGTTTGTGACTTTTCGTTAATCCTCGACAATGCCTATGCCGATGTTACACTATTGGGTCATCGACTCGAGATATTTCAAAATATCTCTGAGGACCTCATGCTTGAGGTCGGTCATCCCAACATCTTGGTCCATTTGGTTTGCCCCGAAGATGTTTTGCTAGAACGCGTTCGCAAACGCGGCAGAGCATCTGAACAAGTTATTACAATGGCCTATCTTAAGAAAGTTGCCGATGCCCTCGAGCGACGCGTTGATGAAGCCTCCAAGTCCGTGCCAGTGCTCCGCATCGACAGCCACGAACATGATTTCCGTGACGGGCTAGAAGGGCACGATTTCTTGGCTACCCTGCTGGAGCATTTGAAGTAG
- a CDS encoding helix-turn-helix transcriptional regulator, whose translation MSSIGKTIIQLRRAKGWNQTELAERAGVSRALVSSLERGAATGAGMLKVQRILALFGYELVATPKSGPPTLDELQALNEADNA comes from the coding sequence ATGAGCTCAATCGGCAAGACTATCATACAGCTTCGGCGCGCCAAGGGCTGGAACCAAACCGAACTCGCAGAGAGGGCCGGGGTGTCTCGTGCGCTCGTAAGTTCATTGGAGCGCGGAGCTGCTACCGGGGCGGGAATGCTCAAGGTGCAACGAATTCTTGCGCTGTTCGGCTATGAACTTGTTGCAACCCCAAAGTCTGGCCCGCCAACTCTGGATGAACTTCAGGCGCTGAACGAGGCCGACAATGCTTGA
- a CDS encoding type II toxin-antitoxin system HipA family toxin, which produces MLEVRAGNDLAGRLTRTARQRFAFTYQPDVSKEAAVSLTMPVRSESWTFAWGLHPIFQMNLPEGALKLYLEDMLSKAVPNFDDLELLRVTGHSHIGRLSYGEPGGDADDLPGAVSVEEILTYDGAEDLFRDLLNRYARFSGVSGVQPKVLVRATEGLKLSPDHKVTMQAATHIVKTWDERYPELALNEHFCLLAAKKCGLTVPNWAVSENGRFLIVDRFDLDEQGQYLGIEDFCVLQGLGTRDKYTGSYEQLGKIIQAFVPPEHHKDSMRAFFKMIVLSVGLRNGDAHRKNFCLLYSSPVDRQGRLAPTFDQITTTAYLPHDSMALLLRGSKRWPDRAAMLDFALKTCSMTKREAEAVICEVESGILLARTDLQDRVQAGGTFASTGAKMLTAWAEGLLALTHSQ; this is translated from the coding sequence ATGCTTGAGGTTAGGGCAGGTAACGATTTGGCTGGGCGGCTGACTCGAACCGCACGGCAACGGTTTGCCTTCACCTACCAGCCGGATGTGTCCAAAGAAGCGGCAGTCTCTTTGACGATGCCGGTGCGTTCTGAAAGCTGGACCTTCGCCTGGGGGTTGCACCCAATCTTTCAGATGAATCTCCCGGAGGGGGCTCTGAAGCTCTACTTGGAGGATATGCTGTCAAAGGCTGTCCCCAATTTTGACGACTTGGAGTTGCTGCGTGTCACCGGCCACTCTCACATCGGTCGACTAAGCTATGGTGAGCCTGGGGGCGATGCTGATGACCTTCCAGGCGCTGTGAGCGTGGAGGAAATACTGACGTATGACGGAGCAGAGGACCTATTCCGTGATCTGTTGAATAGGTATGCACGCTTTTCAGGGGTGTCAGGTGTCCAGCCCAAGGTTCTTGTTCGCGCCACTGAAGGGCTCAAGCTGTCACCGGACCATAAGGTGACGATGCAGGCCGCCACTCATATCGTCAAGACTTGGGACGAGCGGTATCCAGAATTAGCACTCAACGAACATTTTTGCCTACTGGCTGCCAAGAAATGTGGCCTTACTGTTCCCAACTGGGCCGTCTCTGAAAACGGGCGTTTCCTAATTGTGGATCGCTTTGATCTCGACGAGCAGGGGCAATATCTGGGTATTGAGGATTTCTGCGTCCTGCAAGGCCTGGGGACTAGGGATAAATACACTGGGAGCTACGAGCAGCTCGGGAAGATTATTCAGGCCTTCGTGCCCCCAGAGCACCATAAAGACTCAATGCGGGCATTCTTCAAGATGATCGTCTTATCCGTCGGCCTGCGCAATGGTGATGCACACCGGAAGAATTTTTGTCTGCTATATTCTTCACCAGTTGACCGCCAGGGCCGACTTGCTCCGACTTTTGATCAGATCACAACCACGGCATACCTGCCTCATGATTCCATGGCATTGTTGCTGCGTGGTTCCAAGCGTTGGCCAGACAGAGCGGCTATGCTTGATTTTGCGCTAAAGACCTGTTCCATGACAAAACGTGAGGCTGAGGCAGTCATTTGCGAGGTTGAAAGTGGTATCCTGCTGGCGCGTACAGATCTTCAGGACCGAGTTCAAGCTGGGGGGACCTTCGCAAGCACAGGGGCCAAGATGCTCACTGCCTGGGCAGAGGGCCTGCTTGCATTGACCCATTCACAGTAA
- a CDS encoding DUF5681 domain-containing protein, which produces MAENTAKKQRGKPFPKGTSGNPKGKPKGARNKASMAVQELLDGEGTEIIRKVIEMAKEGDVACLKLCLERLCPTRKDSPLRVTLPPLKNHEDIHKASKAILLQVAKGEITPGEGQAMLNLIETHTRVVNAVGNEEAADTAYSTISPEEMAERAANRRAAIEQQREEFLPERRLEVQKIKDEMVKDSFE; this is translated from the coding sequence ATGGCTGAAAATACAGCAAAAAAGCAGCGGGGGAAGCCCTTTCCTAAGGGGACCTCGGGCAATCCCAAGGGGAAGCCCAAGGGAGCCCGCAATAAAGCCTCTATGGCTGTTCAGGAGCTTCTTGACGGCGAAGGGACAGAAATTATCCGTAAGGTTATCGAAATGGCCAAGGAAGGAGACGTCGCTTGCCTAAAGCTCTGCCTGGAGCGGCTTTGTCCAACCCGAAAAGATTCGCCCTTGAGAGTAACTCTACCACCACTCAAGAACCATGAGGACATTCATAAGGCCAGCAAGGCTATTCTACTACAAGTTGCAAAGGGAGAAATAACTCCCGGTGAGGGCCAAGCAATGCTTAACCTTATCGAAACGCACACGCGTGTCGTCAATGCCGTGGGGAATGAAGAGGCAGCCGACACGGCTTATTCTACGATTTCACCGGAAGAAATGGCAGAACGAGCGGCCAATCGACGTGCTGCGATTGAACAGCAACGTGAAGAATTCCTTCCTGAGAGGAGATTGGAGGTGCAAAAGATAAAGGATGAGATGGTAAAGGACAGTTTCGAATAA
- a CDS encoding ERCC4 domain-containing protein — MKIICDTREQAPFGFVSYDCEMVAGTLTTGDYSLAGLLDRCAVERKSLDDLLGCLTGEGRERFERELARASGLECFAVVVEASMQDMAEGRYRSRMKPHAALQSVLAFQVRHSCPFIWCGNRAGAEYATYHFLRHYLRNAQERLRIVLRAHGDAT, encoded by the coding sequence ATGAAGATTATCTGCGACACTAGAGAGCAAGCACCGTTCGGCTTCGTCAGCTATGACTGCGAAATGGTGGCCGGGACGCTCACCACAGGGGACTATTCACTGGCCGGGCTGTTGGATCGCTGCGCTGTGGAGCGCAAGAGCCTGGACGATCTGCTGGGCTGCCTCACTGGCGAGGGCCGAGAGCGTTTTGAGCGGGAGCTTGCCCGTGCCTCTGGCCTGGAATGCTTCGCCGTGGTCGTGGAAGCGTCCATGCAGGACATGGCTGAGGGCCGCTACCGTTCGCGCATGAAGCCCCACGCGGCTTTGCAATCCGTGCTGGCCTTCCAGGTCCGCCACAGCTGCCCCTTCATCTGGTGCGGCAACAGGGCCGGGGCGGAGTACGCGACCTATCACTTCCTGCGGCACTATCTGCGAAACGCGCAGGAAAGACTACGTATCGTCCTCAGAGCACATGGCGATGCGACATAA
- a CDS encoding bifunctional DNA primase/polymerase, whose product MTPERSMLDAALNYTSKGWRVFPCRANKKPLIQNGFKAASTDPEQVRKWWMQWPTASVGCPMGAEHGAWVLDVDLPKGPESLAALEAEHGPLPATVEQHTGGSGRQLFFKWIKGREVRNSANKLAPSLDVRGEGGYVILPPSGHLSGGTYSWVSSGAALAEAPAWLLDMVAPLSTAAQAAKTAPLTAGGTTPYGRKALEAEAAIVMNTAQGGRNQALNESAFALGQLVAGGELDRQKAEATLLDAALAVGLTEIEARKTIASGMAAGEREPRRAPEQLASAAKPVARAIQSTPSIDEEWTPEATKWPTLPLAAMPGFVGDFIQLATRNSEADPAAVLATFLTRFGVELISPHILIGETTHKARLFAAICGASSKARKGTSAAPVKKLFTFGESSGHIPAQYSPGPLSTGEGLVYAVRDELKEWKVDRQNPTGAWVVTDPGVSDKRLFVLDEELAAALNCTNRQGNTLSTAMRCFWDNGNLNPLTKSNRTRTTGAHLALVTHITVAELTSLLDAVQSLNGFANRFLWVYAKRRGVVPFPEPMPDVELDAIRRELLTLLHKGKHTERVLMDSTAREMWKYVYLDLSQEHPGLAGCVINRGEAQVMRLALIYTLLAGQNIITAEHLGAALAFWQYCHESAMLIFGGRETDPMVDKVLAMLRGGAKSLTEIHKALGNHDTKRVKDVLGELSNSGRVRFTSEQTGGRSKTVFSLCENRELCELCPPTHRLPTLIRIIRLIRKV is encoded by the coding sequence ATGACTCCTGAACGCTCTATGCTGGACGCCGCCTTGAATTACACAAGCAAAGGCTGGCGTGTGTTCCCCTGCAGGGCAAACAAAAAGCCGCTTATCCAAAATGGCTTCAAAGCCGCCAGCACGGACCCGGAACAAGTCCGCAAGTGGTGGATGCAATGGCCTACGGCAAGCGTGGGATGTCCTATGGGGGCGGAGCACGGCGCGTGGGTGCTTGACGTAGACTTGCCAAAAGGCCCTGAATCCCTGGCTGCACTGGAAGCTGAACATGGCCCTTTGCCTGCCACGGTTGAGCAACACACTGGAGGAAGCGGGCGGCAACTGTTCTTCAAGTGGATTAAGGGGCGGGAGGTCCGCAACAGCGCAAACAAGCTGGCCCCTAGCTTGGACGTGCGAGGTGAAGGCGGATATGTAATCCTTCCCCCAAGCGGACACCTGAGCGGCGGGACATACTCTTGGGTTTCCAGCGGGGCTGCACTGGCTGAGGCCCCAGCTTGGCTTCTGGACATGGTGGCCCCTCTGTCCACGGCGGCGCAAGCTGCCAAGACCGCACCGCTGACTGCCGGGGGCACTACGCCTTACGGCCGCAAGGCCCTGGAAGCCGAGGCTGCCATCGTAATGAATACAGCGCAAGGGGGTCGCAACCAAGCATTGAATGAATCAGCCTTTGCGCTGGGGCAGCTTGTAGCAGGTGGGGAGCTGGACCGCCAGAAAGCAGAAGCTACCTTGCTTGATGCAGCGCTGGCCGTTGGCCTGACGGAGATTGAAGCCCGCAAAACGATTGCAAGTGGAATGGCCGCTGGGGAGAGAGAACCCAGGAGGGCGCCGGAGCAACTAGCGTCGGCTGCGAAGCCCGTGGCCCGTGCTATACAGTCCACTCCGTCTATTGATGAGGAGTGGACGCCGGAAGCAACAAAGTGGCCCACGTTGCCGCTGGCGGCCATGCCTGGCTTCGTCGGAGACTTTATACAATTGGCAACACGCAACAGTGAAGCCGACCCCGCCGCCGTGCTGGCAACCTTCCTCACCCGTTTCGGTGTCGAACTTATCTCGCCACATATTCTAATAGGTGAAACTACGCACAAAGCGCGTCTATTTGCTGCAATTTGTGGTGCCAGTTCCAAGGCGAGAAAAGGCACGTCCGCCGCACCAGTAAAGAAGCTGTTCACCTTTGGCGAATCAAGCGGGCATATCCCGGCGCAATACTCACCTGGACCGCTAAGTACTGGCGAGGGTCTAGTGTACGCTGTGCGCGATGAGTTGAAGGAATGGAAGGTGGATAGGCAAAACCCGACCGGCGCGTGGGTGGTAACTGACCCCGGAGTATCCGACAAGCGCTTGTTCGTGTTGGATGAAGAACTCGCAGCGGCCCTTAATTGCACCAATCGTCAGGGCAACACCCTCTCAACGGCCATGCGCTGTTTTTGGGACAACGGAAATTTGAACCCTCTCACAAAGAGCAACCGGACGCGTACAACTGGAGCGCACCTAGCGCTGGTGACGCATATCACTGTGGCCGAACTCACTTCACTGCTTGATGCCGTACAAAGCCTCAACGGCTTCGCCAATCGCTTCCTGTGGGTATACGCAAAACGCCGTGGCGTTGTGCCATTCCCAGAACCCATGCCGGATGTGGAACTTGACGCCATACGCCGGGAGCTGCTGACACTTCTGCATAAAGGCAAGCACACAGAGCGCGTTCTCATGGATTCAACAGCCCGTGAGATGTGGAAGTACGTCTACCTCGACTTGTCTCAGGAACACCCAGGATTGGCGGGGTGCGTCATCAACCGAGGCGAAGCCCAAGTGATGCGGCTGGCACTGATTTACACTCTACTGGCCGGACAAAACATCATCACCGCAGAACACCTCGGCGCTGCTTTGGCCTTTTGGCAGTACTGCCACGAATCCGCCATGCTGATCTTTGGTGGGCGCGAAACTGACCCTATGGTCGACAAGGTGCTGGCCATGCTGCGGGGTGGGGCGAAGTCTCTGACAGAGATTCACAAAGCTCTAGGCAACCACGACACCAAACGCGTCAAGGATGTTCTGGGTGAATTGTCAAATTCTGGCCGGGTGCGATTCACCTCCGAGCAGACAGGGGGCCGTTCAAAAACTGTGTTCTCTCTCTGCGAAAATAGAGAATTATGCGAATTATGCCCCCCGACTCACCGGCTACCGACATTAATTCGCATAATTCGCTTAATTCGCAAGGTATAG
- a CDS encoding tyrosine-type recombinase/integrase produces the protein MKLTDPAVKNAAPKEKQYTLYDSEGLFLLVMPNGSKLWRWKYRVGGVERRTSLGVYPKVSLRAARLERDRLQAELKRGVDPAIEKQALKAVERATGETFQLIAEEWHTKFRHTWTDNTALTIISRLQKDIFPYIGSRPIREITPPELLAVIRRIESRGAVETARRDLQKCGEIFRYALATGRAERDVAADLRGAIAPPKKRHFASIHEPKEIGELLRAIESYQGSPVTRCALKLAPLTFVRPGELRHAEWTELDLETGEWRIPGARMKMKEKHIVPLSRQALEVLHELQPLTGGGRYVFPGARSADRPMSENAVLAALRRMGYEKGEMTGHGFRSMASTILHEQGWPSDVVERQLAHGDRNKVRASYNFAQHLPERRRMMQAWADYLDSLHETHQGQSS, from the coding sequence ATGAAGCTGACAGACCCCGCCGTCAAGAACGCCGCTCCCAAAGAAAAGCAGTACACCCTTTACGACAGCGAAGGCTTATTTCTGCTGGTAATGCCCAACGGATCTAAGCTCTGGCGCTGGAAGTACCGCGTCGGAGGCGTCGAAAGGCGCACCTCCCTTGGGGTCTACCCGAAGGTATCACTGCGGGCCGCTCGGCTTGAACGCGACAGGCTTCAAGCGGAGCTGAAAAGAGGGGTTGACCCTGCCATTGAGAAGCAGGCTCTTAAGGCCGTCGAGCGAGCAACGGGTGAAACCTTTCAGCTCATAGCCGAGGAGTGGCACACGAAGTTCCGGCACACATGGACGGACAACACCGCGCTCACGATCATCAGCCGCCTTCAAAAGGACATCTTCCCCTACATTGGGTCGCGCCCGATCCGCGAGATCACCCCGCCCGAACTCCTCGCAGTCATCCGCCGAATTGAGAGCCGAGGAGCGGTGGAAACCGCCCGCCGTGACTTGCAGAAGTGCGGAGAGATATTCCGCTACGCCCTGGCAACAGGACGGGCAGAGCGTGACGTTGCCGCAGACCTTCGCGGCGCAATCGCCCCCCCAAAGAAGCGGCACTTTGCCAGCATCCACGAGCCAAAGGAGATAGGCGAGCTTCTGAGGGCCATTGAAAGCTACCAGGGCTCCCCTGTGACGCGCTGCGCCCTCAAGCTTGCACCGCTCACCTTTGTGCGGCCTGGGGAGCTTCGCCATGCCGAGTGGACAGAGCTTGACCTTGAAACGGGAGAGTGGCGCATCCCTGGAGCCCGCATGAAGATGAAGGAGAAGCACATTGTTCCCCTCTCGCGGCAAGCGCTCGAAGTGCTCCATGAGCTACAGCCGCTCACGGGAGGCGGGCGCTATGTATTCCCTGGAGCAAGGTCGGCTGACCGTCCCATGAGTGAGAATGCCGTTCTCGCCGCGCTGCGCCGCATGGGTTACGAGAAGGGTGAGATGACGGGCCACGGCTTCCGCTCAATGGCAAGCACCATCCTGCACGAACAAGGCTGGCCCTCTGACGTGGTGGAACGCCAGCTTGCCCACGGCGATAGAAACAAGGTCCGAGCCAGCTATAACTTTGCGCAGCACTTGCCAGAGCGGAGGAGAATGATGCAGGCTTGGGCAGATTACCTCGATTCACTGCATGAGACACACCAGGGGCAGAGCTCATAG